A stretch of the Helicoverpa zea isolate HzStark_Cry1AcR chromosome 15, ilHelZeax1.1, whole genome shotgun sequence genome encodes the following:
- the LOC124636767 gene encoding isoleucine--tRNA ligase, cytoplasmic: protein MALKVNRVPENIDFPKEEEKILSFWKEIDAFHTCLKQSKNKPRYSFYDGPPFATGLPHYGHILAGTIKDVVTRYAHQQGYHVERRFGWDCHGLPVEFEIDKALGIKGPDDVAKMGIDKYNAECRKIVMKYAGEWEMIVTRMGRWIDFKNDYKTLYPWFMESIWWVFKELYNKGLVYQGVKVMPYSTACSTPLSNFESGQNYKDVVDPAVVVSFPTAEGFSLLAWTTTPWTLPSNLALCVNPKLIYLKVKEKSTGNCYVLQETRFPAVFKNVDEFDILDKFAGEKLRGIKYTPIFDYFVNQCPKAFQVLVDGYVTDDSGTGIVHQAPYFGEDDFRVCLAAGIITRDQDIICPVDPSGRFMEPVKDFLGQHVKDADKNIIANLKARNRLVQLGQVKHSYPFCWRSETPLIYKAVPSWFVRVEQMNQELLKSCEATYWVPEYVKEKRFRNWLKEARDWAISRNRYWGTPIPLWISSDRQEVVCVGSIAELEALTGKEVKDLHRESIDHLEIPSSRPGQPPLKRVSEVFDCWFESGSMPYAQCHYPFENKKEFEEVFPANFIAEGIDQTRGWFYTLIVLSTALFKKPPFKNLIANGLVLASDGQKMSKRKKNYPDPLEVVTKYGADALRLYLVNSPVVKAENLRFKEEGVRDIIKDVFLPWYNAFRFLMQNVERIVQEDKIDYRFNEKAVRENVMDKWITSFTQSLIQFVKKEMAAYRLYTVVPRLTKFIDHLTNWYLRMNRKRLKGESGVKDCQVALDTLFGVLFDMVRVMAPFTPFLTELMYKTLRQLLPGDSLESVHFNMMSDPKLELVDTDIERAVQRMQAVIELGRVVRDRKTVPIKYPLPEMVVIHRDSKYLDDIKSLERYVLEELNIKKVLLTSDKEKYGITLRAEPDHKILGTRLKGDFKAVTQGLKDLNNEQCEKLIADGFIELVGHRIDVSEVRMIFQAQGNDQYEAHSDNDVLILLNVTPDQDMLDEGFAREIINRVQKLRKKAHLVPTDDVNIYFSVNKSSDILRIINLHREFIESTVKGPLITIEQIKPSMPVVIEETQELKGALLKLVITWRKEVELPANPWANIILQDLTPRFGVSSKQASIILKDKTNKFISLENLYKEVSVLFGLYGVKFTLWCNGVEVTDTSNLNSKTLVAAPKKPKDSESAASPFCKFINIANGTKSVTLFLENPLGKHTLNQDEALKFVTEYLGIKASDVDKKLFK, encoded by the exons ATGGCCCTAAAAGTGAATAGAGTACCTGAAAATATTGACTTTCCTAAAGAAGAGGAGAAAATTTTAAGCTTTTGGAAAGAAATCGATGCTTTTCACACTTGTCTGAAGCAGTCAAAAAATAAGCCGAG GTATTCCTTTTACGATGGGCCACCATTTGCTACAGGACTGCCACATTATGGCCATATCCTTGCTGGAACCATCAAGGATGTTGTCACTCGCTATGCTCATCAACAG GGATATCACGTAGAGAGGCGATTTGGTTGGGATTGCCATGGGCTACCTGTCGAGTTTGAAATTGATAAAGCTCTGGGAATCAAAGGCCCTGATGATGTTGCAAAAATGGGCATTGATAAATACAATGCAGAATGTCGTAAAATCGTTATGAAGTATGCTGGGGAGTGGGAAATGATTGTTACAAGAATGGGTCGTTGGATTG actTCAAGAATGATTATAAAACTCTTTACCCGTGGTTCATGGAATCTATTTGGTGGGTTTTCAAGGAGCTGTACAACAAAGGCTTGGTGTATCAAGGTGTGAAAGTAATGCCTTACTCCACAGCCTGTTCTACCCCTCTGTCTAACTTCGAATCTGGACAGAACTACAAAGATGTTGTAGATCCTGCAGTTGTAGTTTCATTTCCTACAGCTGAAGGCTTCTCATTGCTTGCTTGGACCACCACTCCATGGACTCTTCCCAGTAACCTAGCCCTCTGTGTCAAtccaaaacttatttatttaaaagtgaaAGAAAAGAGCACAGGTAACTGTTATGTTTTACAAGAAACAAGGTTTCCTGCTGttttcaaaaatgttgatgAGTTTGATATCCTAGATAAGTTTGCTGGGGAGAAGCTTAGAGGCATTAAATATACTCcaatttttgattattttgttaatcAATGTCCAAAAGCTTTCCAAGTGCTGGTTGATGGGTATGTAACGGATGACTCTGGTACTGGTATTGTTCACCAAGCCCCTTACTTTGGTGAAGACGATTTTAGAGTTTGTCTTGCAGCAGGGATCATCACTCGAGACCAGGATATAATATGCCCTGTAGATCCTAGTGGCAGGTTTATGGAGCCAGTCAAAGACTTCTTGGGGCAGCATGTTAAGGAtgcagataaaaatattatcgcTAATTTGAAGGCTCGGAACAGACTTGTTCAGTTAGGTCAAGTTAAGCATAGTTATCCATTCTGTTGGCGATCAGAAACTCCTCTTATTTACAAAGCTGTACCTTCTTGGTTTGTTCGCGTTGAACAAATGAATCAGGAACTACTGAAATCATGTGAAGCTACATATTGGGTACCAGAGTATGTGAAAGAGAAAAGGTTTAGAAACTGGCTCAAAGAAGCTCGTGACTGGGCCATCAGTCGTAATAGGTACTGGGGAACGCCAATTCCTTTATGGATCTCAAGTGATAGACAGGAAGTGGTATGTGTTGGCAGCATTGCCGAATTAGAAGCCCTCACTGGCAAAGAAGTCAAAGATTTGCATAGGGAAAGCATTGACCATTTGGAGATCCCTTCGTCTCGACCTGGGCAGCCGCCACTTAAAAGAGTTTCTGAAGTCTTCGACTGTTGGTTTGAATCAGGATCTATGCCTTACGCTCAATGTCATTATccatttgaaaacaaaaaggaGTTTGAGGAAGTTTTCCCTGCTAATTTCATTGCTGAAGGTATTGATCAAACAAGAGGTTGGTTTTATACTCTTATTGTCTTATCAACAGCACTGTTTAAAAAACCGCCATTTAAGAACCTTATCGCTAATGGTTTAGTGTTAGCTTCTGATGGGCAAAAAATGTCGAAGAGAAAGAAGAACTACCCTGATCCTCTTGAAGTTGTAACTAAGTATGGTGCCGATGCTTTAAGACTTTATCTTGTGAATTCTCCAGTGGTGAAAGCGGAAAATCTCCGATTTAAAGAAGAGGGCGTTAGGGACATTATAAAAGACGTGTTTTTGCCATGGTATAATGCTTTCAGATTCCTAATGCAAAATGTTGAAAGAATTGTTCAGGAGGATAAAATTGACTACAGGTTTAACGAAAAGGCTGTCAGAGAAAACGTTATGGATAAGTGGATTACATCGTTTACGCAATCTCTTATCCAATTCGTCAAAAAGGAGATGGCTGCTTATAGATTATACACTGTCGTGCCAAGGTTGACGAAGTTTATTGATCACCTTACCAACTGGTATTTGAGAATGAACAGGAAAAGGTTGAAAGGTGAGAGTGGCGTTAAAGACTGCCAGGTCGCTTTGGATACGTTATTCGGCGTGTTATTTGATATGGTGCGAGTCATGGCACCTTTCACTCCTTTCCTTACTGAGTTGATGTACAAGACTCTGCGCCAACTCTTACCTGGCGATTCACTCGAAAGTGTGCACTTTAACATGATGTCTGATCCAAAGTTAGAATTAGTGGATACTGACATAGAAAGAGCCGTGCAAAGAATGCAGGCAGTTATCGAATTAGGCAGAGTTGTAAGGGACAGAAAAACAGTACCCATCAAGTATCCTTTGCCAGAAATGGTTGTCATTCACCGTGATTCCAAATATCTGGACGACATAAAATCATTAGAACGATATGTCTTAGAAGAGCTAAATATTAAGAAAGTCTTATTAACAAGTGACAAAGAAAAGTATGGCATTACGCTGAGAGCAGAGCCAGATCATAAAATACTAGGAACAAGGTTGAAAGGCGATTTTAAGGCAGTTACGCAAGGTTTGAAAGATCTTAATAATGAGCAATGTGAAAAACTAATTGCTGATGGATTTATTGAACTAGTAGGACATCGCATTGATGTGTCGGAAGTGAGAATGATATTCCAGGCGCAAGGCAATGATCAATACGAAGCTCATAGCGACAATGATGTGCTGATTCTTCTTAATGTCACTCCCGATCAGGATATGCTTGACGAGGGTTTCGCTAGGGAAATAATTAATAGAGTCCAGAAATTACGGAAGAAAGCTCATTTAGTGCCAACTGATGACGTTAATATTTACTTCTCTGTTAACAAGTCTAGCGACATTTTGCGTATCATAAATTTGCACAGAGAGTTCATCGAGAGCACAGTGAAAGGACCTCTTATCACAATCGAACAAATCAAACCATCTATGCCAGTAGTTATTGAAGAGACCCAAGAACTAAAAGGAGCGTTGTTAAAATTGGTCATTACTTGGAGGAAAGAGGTAGAACTTCCCGCGAATCCATGGGCAAATATTATTCTCCAAGATTTAACACCGCGGTTTGGAGTTTCGAGTAAGCAAGCCAGTATCATACTTAAGgataaaacaaataagtttATAAGCTTAGAGAACTTGTACAAAGAGGTAAGTGTACTATTTGGTTTATACGGCGTGAAGTTTACGTTATGGTGTAATGGGGTGGAAGTAACTGACACTTCAAACTTAAATTCTAAAACGTTGGTAGCGGCACCGAAAAAGCCTAAAGATAGCGAGTCTGCAGCAAGTCCGTTCTGCAAATTCATTAATATCGCTAATGGCACAAAATCGGTTACATTGTTCTTAGAAAATCCGCTCGGAAAACATACTTTGAATCAGGATGAAGCATTAAAGTTTGTAACTGAATATTTGGGAATAAAAGCGAGTGATGTAGACAAGAAACTATTTAAATAG